The Aspergillus chevalieri M1 DNA, chromosome 5, nearly complete sequence genome includes a region encoding these proteins:
- a CDS encoding CRAL-TRIO domain-containing protein (COG:I;~EggNog:ENOG410PG8S;~InterPro:IPR011074,IPR036865,IPR036273,IPR001251;~PFAM:PF00650,PF03765,PF13716), whose amino-acid sequence MASTNTPSGYIGNLSTEQEAKLQQLWTILLKALEASGVEGPPQRKQSISGTDGNGSGRASTASTRADSSQLTQSLQETGLDATQIKAIRQALANMTTDELHQGFLTSFKNENPDVLMLRYLRARKWDVCNAFAMMVAAVEWRVKEMRVDEVLVNGELHALKQEQNTANPSEQKEGSSFLAQSRMGKCFLHGVDKVGRPIVVIRVRLHKPGEQSEEVLNRYIVNVIESVRLLLRQPVETATVVFDMTGFSLSNMEYPPVKFIIRCFEANYPECLGVLLIHNAPWIFSGIWKLIKGWMDPVIVSKIQFTKSVKDLETYIPRERIFKELGGPEDWEYKYIEPEQNENKRMDDTTTREALEDERRDIVRELLTTTSSWITATATKDNEQLKTSKARRDELAEQLSANYWKLDPYVRARNCLDRAGIIPDIGFQPQQGLKTEKQLEVEQHETAPVNVVS is encoded by the exons ATGGCATCGACTAACACCCCGTCGGGATACATCGGAAACCTCTCCACGGAGCAGGAGGCCAAATTGCAGCAGCTCTGGACAATACTCCTGAAGGCCTTGGAGGCCTCCGGCGTAGAAGGGCCACCGCAACGCAAGCAATCCATCTCGGGCACCGACGGCAATGGTTCCGGCCGCGCCAGCACCGCTTCGACTCGTGCCGACTCATCACAATTGACCCAGAGCCTCCAAGAGACGGGGTTGGATGCCACGCAAATCAAGGCCATCAGGCAAGCCTTGGCCAACATGACCACCGACGAACTCCACCAAGGTTTCTTGACCAGCTTCAAGAATGAGAATCCCGACGTCCTGATGCTCCGATACCTCCGGGCCCGCAAGTGGGATGTGTGCAACGCTTTCGCAATGATGGTGGCTGCAGTCGAATGGCGAGTGAAAGAAATGCGGGTAGATGAGGTGCTGGTGAATGGCGAGCTCCATGCATTGAAACAGGAACAGAACACGGCGAACCCAAGTGAGCAAAAGGAAGGTAGCAGCTTCCTGGCGCAGAGTCGCATGGGCAAATGCTTCCTTCACGGTGTGGACAAGGTCGGTCGGCCCATTGTGGTGATTCGAGTGCGCCTGCACAAGCCGGGGGAGCAAAGCGAAGAAGTACTGAATCGGTACATTGTCAATGTGATCGAATCGGTCCGACTTCTGTTGCGGCAACCAGTGGAAACTGCT ACGGTTGTTTTCGACATGACAGGCTTTTCCCTCTCGAACATG GAGTACCCGCCCGTGAAGTTCATCATCCGCTGTTTCGAAGCCAACTATCCCGAATGTCTCGGGGTCTTGCTAATCCACAATGCACCATGGATTTTCTCCG GTATCTGGAAACTCATCAAGGGATGGATGGACCCCGTCATTGTTTCCAAGATCCAGTTCACCAAGTCCGTCAAGGATCTGGAAACTTACATCCCACGAGAGAGAATTTTCAAGGAGCTCGGTGGGCCGGAGGACTgggagtacaagtacattgAGCCAGAGCAAAACGAGAACAAGAGGATGGATGACACCACCACACGGGAGGCTCTCGAGGACGAGCGACGGGATATTGTCAGAGAGCTCTTGACCACGACATCGTCATGGATCACAGCCACTGCGACCAAGGACAACGAGCAGCTTAAGACTAGCAAGGCACGACGGGACGAGCTAGCAGAGCAACTGAGCGCCAACTACTGGAAACTGGATCCATATGTGCGCGCTCGTAACTGCCTTGACCGCGCAGGTATCATCCCAGACATTGGTTTTCAGCCGCAACAGGGATTAAAGACGGAGAAGCAGTTGGAGGTAGAGCAACATGAGACAGCTCCGGTCAATGTTGTTAGTTAG
- a CDS encoding uncharacterized protein (TransMembrane:1 (i21-39o)), whose product MSGTNNMSIISKITYRRLNMIIYHVISSPSLFLLSHRFSDKAQHCCLLKSTELSIAIQDATEYSLKNMFKQDGKFNVSRLAEDIPPLRIHSVVECRFQAFVRSKLHWIKTPTMTLYKMLSSSCMAFSIVSRRNPFQFIIFSFPKAFGHNCATGQQSIRNNPT is encoded by the coding sequence ATGAGCGGAACGAACAATATGTCAATAATATCCAAGATCACTTATAGACGGTTGAATATGATAATTTACCACGTTATATCTTCGCCCTCgttgtttttgctttctcATCGCTTTTCAGACAAAGCACAGCATTGCTGTTTGTTGAAATCCACCGAACTTTCCATTGCAATTCAAGACGCAACGGAATATAGCCTTAAAAACATGTTCAAACAAGATGGGAAGTTCAATGTTTCACGTCTTGCTGAAGATATTCCCCCACTCAGAATTCATTCTGTGGTCGAGTGCCGATTCCAAGCCTTTGTCCGTTCTAAACTCCATTGGATAAAGACGCCAACAATGACGTTGTATAAGATGTTGTCTAGCTCTTGCATGGCTTTCAGTATTGTTTCACGGCGCAATCCTTTTCAGTTCAttatcttttctttcccgaAGGCATTTGGTCACAACTGCGCTACGGGACAGCAGTCGATACGAAACAATCCAACATAG
- a CDS encoding fungal specific transcription factor domain-containing protein (COG:S;~EggNog:ENOG410PUZ2;~InterPro:IPR021858;~PFAM:PF11951) produces the protein MVSNENESGGKIPNAESISALDQIDVEPCWDENSLALDLSLDPVLEVQDENEPWNDDPFEFPTLFPGVPGPMDLTPDAWELLSYYRDRVIPLLSPLNSAHHKSPWNHLILPTAMNVLAEKSMGVTVTATRSALLNAILATSAFHRRVSGGEYWQVTSESYQKQAEQDLLGGFQRELGSAQKRVKYKEVLMALVNLATLSVFQGEPDKLLACLLIAERYIRTKGLTKRRLSRKVRLLHHCYAYLRIINETVLLPDIVTDKGHELQSILDAPGPPSEAPLRITKWMVVPDFGLSSAKDLQLGQNDLHLEFPGRWDLTMYPEIFGIPESFVGLVSHITRLGNERDRLLNGSPADNGCTPTMRDFLLRAKLLDEHVCRWEPPSGPHHFMFCAMQKALSIFFYRRVYDVDVTTLQHSVRQVRDLLAQSQTWYTESGQRGVFPVWPAFVTACEALSPDLQEFFQTWFEQGFQQGGLASFRLAASIVRDVWGNRAQVRGKAVHWPEIMRSKKLAMVCM, from the exons ATGGTGTCTAACGAAAACGAATCCGGCGGGAAGATTCCCAATGCCGAATCTATCAGTGCCCTAGATCAGATCGATGTTGAACCATGTTGGGATGAGAATTCCCTGGCTCTGGACTTATCGCTGGACCCGGTCCTCGAAGTTCAAGACGAAAACGAGCCGTGGAATGATGACCCGTTCGAGTTCCCAACGCTTTTCCCCGGAGTACCTGGGCCCATGGATCTAACCCCGGATGCTTGGGAACTACTCTCGTACTATCGGGATCGGGTGATTCCTCTGTTATCGCCACTGAATAGTGCCCACCACAAGTCTCCGTGGAATCATCTCATTCTTCCAACGGCCATGAACGTACTGGCGGAGAAGTCTATGGGGGTTACTGTAACCGCAACGCGATCTGCTTTGCTGAATGCCATCTTGGCGACCAGTGCGTTTCACCGACGAGTATCAGGGGGTGAATATTGGCAAGTAACGTCAGAGTCCTATCAGAAGCAAGCCGAGCAAGACCTCTTGGGTGGCTTTCAGAGGGAATTAGGGTCCGCGCAGAAGCGAGTGAAGTACAAGGAAGTGCTCATGGCACTCGTCAATCTGGCGACATTGTCG GTTTTCCAAGGCGAACCAGACAAGCTGCTAGCGTGCCTGTTGATTGCAGAGAGGTATATTCGCACCAAAGGATTGACCAAGCGCCGCCTGTCGCGCAAAGTCCGCCTACTACACCATTGCTACGCTTATTTGCGCATCATCAACGAAACAGTGCTGCTACCGGATATTGTGACTGACAAGGGCCACGAGTTGCAGTCCATCCTAGACGCTCCTGGACCACCGAGTGAGGCGCCACTCCGGATCACCAAATGGATGGTCGTGCCCGACTTTGGGCTCAGTAGCGCCAAGGATTTACAACTGGGTCAAAATGACCTGCATCTGGAGTTCCCCGGACGGTGGGATCTCACGATGTATCCTGAGATTTTTGGAATTCCCGAATCTTTCGTCGGGCTGGTCTCCCATATTACCCGACTGGGGAATGAACGAGATCGCCTTCTGAACGGCAGCCCTGCCGACAACGGGTGCACACCAACAATGCGCGACTTTCTACTGCGGGCCAAGTTGTTGGATGAGCATGTGTGTCGGTGGGAGCCACCGTCCGGTCCTCATCACTTCATGTTCTGCGCCATGCAAAAGGCTCTGTCTATCTTCTTCTACCGACGCGTGTATGACGTGGACGTGACAACCCTACAACATTCCGTGCGGCAGGTCCGAGATTTGCTGGCACAGAGCCAAACGTGGTATACCGAATCGGGACAGCGCGGTGTCTTCCCCGTGTGGCCGGCATTCGTCACGGCGTGCGAGGCATTGAGCCCAGATTTGCAGGAATTCTTCCAAACATGGTTCGAGCAAGGCTTTCAGCAGGGAGGGTTGGCATCATTCCGACTGGCGGCATCGATAGTGCGGGATGTCTGGGGCAATCGGGCGCAGGTGAGGGGCAAGGCTGTGCACTGGCCAGAGATAATGCGGTCGAAGAAACTGGCGATGGTGTGTATGTAG
- a CDS encoding uncharacterized protein (COG:S;~EggNog:ENOG410Q1BU;~TransMembrane:6 (o26-50i57-80o86-109i121-145o165-183i204-229o)) translates to MSNSTSSSPGNWIIGGYTGNSDGVRIAIATFVGVAWYNVGELMVLVFLTFKKYRGMYFWSMLSSAWGIIPYSLGFLLKFFNATDALWLPITLLTVGWWSMVTGQSMVLYSRLHLVLRDIRILHLVLGLIVLDVFLLHVPTTVLTYMANYYHTDATVTGYNVMEKIQLTGFCVQEIIISGLYIWETNRMLKLNPENDSRKVIFNLFAVNLACILMDIALIAIEYANFYMYQTTLKATIYSIKLKLEFAVLGKLVKIAHQHVWRPQLIAGPLGYPVPMDTNQLFADLDHNYASTRTS, encoded by the coding sequence ATGTCCAATTCTACTTCCTCCAGTCCCGGCAACTGGATCATTGGCGGCTATACTGGCAACAGTGACGGCGTGCGCATCGCGATCGCGACTTTTGTCGGAGTCGCTTGGTACAATGTCGGCGAATTGATGGTCCTGGTCTTTCTCACCTTCAAGAAGTATCGCGGCATGTACTTCTGGAGTATGCTCAGTTCTGCTTGGGGCATTATCCCCTACTCCCTCGGCTTTCTGCTCAAATTCTTCAACGCGACGGACGCCCTGTGGTTGCCCATCACCCTGCTGACGGTAGGCTGGTGGTCCATGGTTACCGGCCAGTCCATGGTACTATACTCGCGACTACACTTGGTGCTTCGGGATATTAGGATCCTCCATCTGGTGCTGGGATTGATCGTGCTGGACGTCTTCCTCCTGCACGTTCCGACGACTGTGTTGACCTACATGGCCAATTATTATCACACCGACGCGACAGTGACTGGCTACAACGTCATGGAGAAGATCCAATTGACGGGATTCTGCGTCCAGGAGATCATCATCTCGGGGCTCTACATCTGGGAAACGAATCGCATGTTGAAGCTAAATCCGGAAAACGACAGCCGCAAGGTCATTTTCAATCTGTTTGCCGTCAACCTGGCGTGTATCCTGATGGATATCGCTCTGATCGCTATTGAATACGCCAATTTCTACATGTACCAAACGACCCTGAAAGCGACAATATACAGCATTAAACTGAAACTCGAATTTGCGGTCCTGGGCAAGCTGGTCAAAATCGCGCATCAGCATGTCTGGCGGCCACAACTAATTGCCGGACCACTAGGCTACCCTGTTCCTATGGATACGAACCAACTGTTTGCAGATCTTGACCACAATTATGCCAGTACGCGGACTTCTTGA
- a CDS encoding alpha-hydroxy acid oxidase (COG:C;~EggNog:ENOG410PKHE;~InterPro:IPR012133,IPR037396,IPR008259,IPR013785, IPR000262;~PFAM:PF01070;~go_function: GO:0003824 - catalytic activity [Evidence IEA];~go_function: GO:0010181 - FMN binding [Evidence IEA];~go_function: GO:0016491 - oxidoreductase activity [Evidence IEA];~go_process: GO:0055114 - oxidation-reduction process [Evidence IEA]), translating to MANSTPADLPLTIKDIQDEAEKKLPQLYRYYFNEGAGEMVSLRDNENAFARYKLRPRVLRDVEEVDTTTEIFKTKISFPLGFAPAAAHRLAHFHAEAGTSRAASRNGIAMCLSTWSTTSPEEVIAQSSGNPYAMQVSFFKDIEVTRRIIQRAETAGYKALFVSVDLPVIGSRRNEQRNKWAFPSHIEFPSLQGATDDLMATYAAGYDASIRWDKIVPWLRRTTKMEIWLKGVSTAEDVQLAIEHKVDGVIISNHGGRQLDGQPATLDALRECGPVARGRIPLAIDGGIRSGADIFKALALGASICFVGRIPIWGLAYNGEAGVDIALKILLEEFRHTMKFMGCRSIQDINLGHLSLLQADGRLAKL from the exons ATGGCCAACTCGACACCCGCCGACCTGCCTCTCACTATCAAAGACATCCAGGATGAGGCTGAGAAGAAGCTTCCCCAGCTTTACCGAT ACTATTTCAATGAAGGGGCCGGTGAGATGGTTAG CCTGCGCGACAATGAGAATGCCTTTGCTCGATACAAACTGCGCCCGCGAGTGCTACGCGATGTTGAGGAAGTAGATACCACTACAGAGATCTTCAAAACGAAG ATATCTTTTCCTCTTGGATTCGCGCCCGCTGCTGCCCATCGCCTCGCCCATTTCCACGCAGAAGCTGGCACGTCGCGCGCTGCTTCTCGCAATGGCATCGCAATGTGTCTGTCTACATGGTCCACCACCAGCCCCGAAGAAGTAATCGCGCAAAGCTCGGGGAATCCGTATGCGATGCAGGTGTCATTCTTCAAAGATATCGAAGTTACGCGGCGCATTATCCAACGAGCTGAGA CGGCCGGATACAAGGCGCTATTTGTTAGTGTCGACCTGCCTGTAATCGGAAGCCGACGCAATGAACAACGAAACAAATGGGCGTTTCCCAGTCACATCGAGTTTCCCAGTCTTCAAGGAGCAACTGATGATCTGATGGCCACATACGCTGCTGGTTATG ACGCGAGCATTCGATGGGACAAGATAGTCCCGTGGCTACGAAGGACGACTAAAATGGAAATCTGGCTGAAGGGTG TTTCGACGGCGGAAGATGTCCAACTCGCCATCGAGCACAAAGTTGACGGGGTGATCATTTCCAACCACGGCGGCCGCCAACTCGACGGCCAGCCCGCAACACTCGACGCGCTCCGTGAGTGTGGCCCCGTAGCGAGAGGAAGGATTCCCCTTGCCATCGACGGTGGCATTCGGTCAGGAGCGGATATTTTCAAAGCGTTGGCCCTTGGTGCATCTATATGTTTCGTTGGACGTATCCCCATCTGGGGTTTAGCT TACAACGGAGAGGCTGGCGTCGATATTGCCTTGAAGATTCTGCTAGAAGAGTTCCGTCATACGATGAAGTTCATGGG ATGCCGGTCCATTCAGGATATCAATCTGGGTCATCTTTCTTTGCTGCAGGCGGACGGCCGTTTGGCGAAACTGTGA
- a CDS encoding uncharacterized protein (COG:T,Z;~EggNog:ENOG410PJ5R;~InterPro:IPR036409,IPR001303;~PFAM:PF00596), producing MSATTTIAPLTNTSQDKNDKPETSHAVQAISQGVPLPGIPSFTSIDKRRRWMLEHMAGAFRVFGRNGYGEGMAGHISLRDPEHLDCFWTNPLGVHFSLVKVSDLILLNHNGEPVGGNMKRPANAAGFQIHGHLHRKYPHVNAACHTHSVNGKAWSTFARPLDMINQDVTMFHGEAQAVYPEFGGVVFDPEEGERLAKALGPKGKLLILKNHGLLTVGQTVDEAAYLFTLAERSCEIQLKVDAAAAAGIPKQIIDDKVSEYTFQMTSEPEAHYCEFQPAYDLELEMSGGRFLE from the exons ATGTCCGCCACGACTACTATTGCGCCATTGACAAATACGTCTCAAGATAAAAACGACAAGCCCGAAACGTCCCATGCTGTTCAAGCCATCTCGCAGGGAGTTCCTCTGCCCGGGATCCCCTCATTCACATCCATCGACAAGAGGCGACGATGGATGCTAGAGCACATGGCCGGCGCGTTTCGGGTTTTCGGCCGTAACGGATATGGCGAGGGAATGGCCGGCCATATCTCTCTGCGTGATCCCGAGCATTTAGACTGCTTCTGGACTAATCC ACTAGGAGTCCACTTCAGCCTGGTCAAAGTGTCGGATCTCATTCTGCTCAACCATAACGGCGAGCCTGTAGGTGGGAACATGAAACGACCAGCCAACGCGGCAGGATTCCAGATCCACGGCCATTTACACCGCAAATATCCTCATGTCAATGCGGCGTGTCACACGCATTCGGTCAACGGCAAAGCATGGTCGACCTTTGCCCGCCCCTTGGACATGATCAACCAAGATGTGACCATGTTCCATGGCGAGGCACAGGCGGTTTATCCCGAGTTTGGCGGTGTCGTGTTTGAtccggaggaaggagagcGCCTGGCCAAAGCCCTTGGACCAAAGGGCAAGCTCCTTATCCTCAAAAACCACGGGCTTTTAACAGTTGGTCAAACAGTAGACGAAGCCGCGTATCTTTTCACCTTGGCTGAGAGGAGCTGTGAGATACAGCTCAAGGTTGATGCAGCTGCCGCAGCTGGTATTCCCAAGCAGATCATTGATGATAAGGTATCCGAGTATACATTTCAGATGACCAGTGAGCCG GAGGCACACTACTGCGAGTTCCAACCCGCGTATGACCTTGAGCTGGAGATGTCCGGAGGGCGATTTCTCGAGTGA
- a CDS encoding uncharacterized protein (COG:E;~EggNog:ENOG410QDM5;~InterPro:IPR004841;~TransMembrane:2 (o20-45i57-78o);~go_component: GO:0016020 - membrane [Evidence IEA];~go_process: GO:0055085 - transmembrane transport [Evidence IEA]) yields MLLLGGTIGTEMFAGTGEALAIAGPAPLLGVYIVICILVYGVITATSEMSTFVSRSLWFALGWLYFYSFAILVAYEIMAAGLV; encoded by the exons ATGTTACTTCTTGGGGGCACGATTGGCACGGAGATGTTTGCTGGCACTGGTGAAGCATTGGCAATTGCTGGACCGGCTCCGCTACTGGGCGTGTACATCGTCATCTGCATTCTCGTATACGGCGTTATCACGGCCACCAGTGAAATGTCCAC GTTTGTGTCACGCAGCTTATGGTTCGCCCTGGGGTGGCTGTACTTCTACTCGTTCGCCATTCTTGTCGCGTACGAGATCATGGCGGCTGGTCTAGTTTGA
- a CDS encoding ketopantoate reductase family protein (COG:H;~EggNog:ENOG410PI3Z;~InterPro:IPR003710,IPR013752,IPR036291,IPR013332, IPR008927,IPR013328;~PFAM:PF02558,PF08546;~go_function: GO:0008677 - 2-dehydropantoate 2-reductase activity [Evidence IEA];~go_function: GO:0016491 - oxidoreductase activity [Evidence IEA];~go_process: GO:0015940 - pantothenate biosynthetic process [Evidence IEA];~go_process: GO:0055114 - oxidation-reduction process [Evidence IEA]) yields the protein MANVLLVGCGGIGTIAALNLQTGGKARVTTVLRSNYDHVKQHGFHIRSLDHGVVESFRPDIIRNAVPNVSEEDIEPYRYIVCTTKNIADIPPSLSDLIRPAVTPGYSVIVLIQNGLNIEKPILDAFPQNIVLSSVSFCGSHEVGTGQIVHEDHDRAFIGAFDNPNLDAQVQKDAAKEFVEIYKAGGKCSPEYQPDVGWTRWRKLLYNACLNSICAVTDLDTGRMQLADGAIDNLVRPAMQEIRAAAKAYGHDLPEELVEAMIRMDPIAMYNPPSMQVDLRKRRYCEFETVVGEPLRAGLARGVPMPVLTVMYHILRAVQWKTKERNGLVTIPEPEDHSVKR from the exons ATGGCCAATGTACTGTTAGTTGGATGCGGCGGCATTGGCACCATTGCCGCTCTGAACTTGCAAACAGGAGGCAAGGCCCGAGTAACGACCGTCTTGCGCTCCAACTACGACCATGTGAAGCAACATGGATTCCACATTCGATCTCTTGACCATGGAGTCGTCGAATCATTCCGCCCGGATATTA TCCGCAATGCCGTGCCAAACGTGTCCGAGGAGGATATTGAGCCTTACAGATATATTGTTTGCACTACCAAGAATATAGCCGACATTCCACCCAGCTTGTCCGATCTTATCCGCCCAGCGGTGACCCCGGGGTACTCGGTTATAGTGCTGATACAGAACGGACTGAACATTGAGAAGCCTATTCTGGACGCATTTCCGCAGAACATTGTCCTGTCTAGTGTGAGCTTTTGCGGATCCCACGAAGTCGGAACAGGACAGATTGTCCACGAAGATCACGATCGAGCATTCATTGGAGCTTTCGACAACCCAAATCTAGATGCACAGGTTCAGAAAGACGCGGCAAAGGAGTTTGTGGAGATATACAAGGCTGGAGGCAAATGTAGTCCCGAATACCAGCCTGACGTCGGCTGGACGCGCTGGCGGAAGTTGTTATACAATGCCTGCTTGAACTCAATCTGCGCCGTTACCGATCTTGATACAGGCCGTATGCAGCTGGCGGATGGGGCCATTGACAATCTTGTTCGACCGGCGATGCAAGAGATCCGGGCAGCTGCCAAAGCATACGGTCACGACCTCCCGGAGGAGTTGGTGGAGGCAATGATCCGGATGGACCCAATCGCGATGTACAACCCGCCGAGTATGCAGGTCGATCTCCGCAAACGCCGGTATTGCGAGTTCGAGACGGTTGTAGGGGAGCCGCTGCGGGCTGGACTGGCGCGAGGGGTTCCTATGCCGGTTCTTACGGTCATGTATCATATCCTGCGTGCTGTGCAATGGAAGACGAAGGAGCGGAATGGGTTAGTTACAATCCCTGAGCCAGAGGACCACAGTGTCAAGCGATAG
- a CDS encoding putative flavin-containing amine oxidase (COG:Q;~EggNog:ENOG410Q2NF;~InterPro:IPR001613,IPR006175,IPR036188,IPR002937, IPR035959;~PFAM:PF01042,PF13450,PF01593;~go_function: GO:0016491 - oxidoreductase activity [Evidence IEA];~go_process: GO:0055114 - oxidation-reduction process [Evidence IEA]), which translates to MTHGIRAIDLPGTRAAYYAPATVTSQPPSSWIHVSGQPGSLVNGEVPSDYESQIHLALLNLHKVLVAAGASIADIARLTLYIVNYDPQQRKHTRHIERFLRSHRPVITLVPVSQLACPEWLFEIEAVVAKPPAIPMQLTPPGAKVWDVVIIGAGLAGLTAAEHLIQSGHSCLVLEARDRVGGRTWSTTLPDGKGTVDIGAAWINDTNQSKIYQLAQRAGVEFIEQNTTGNCLLQESAKSKQTFAYGEVPFDPETQKQLVEIRDMVEADCQQVDCPRPEDSTLDSMTFLAYLKSCQASDRAISTAAIWTRAMLGQEPEDVSALYFLNYCKSGGGLLQMRSDRRHGGQYLRIRQGTLSFAQTLAAALPSGTVQLSSPVTAINQQFSGRVLVRTRNRTVQASKVISAVPSTVLRTIDFNPPLPARKQLLVDSFSYGYYTKAMMVFRSAFWVNKGFCGLVQSFTGPASIVRDSSIPNDDKWVLTCFLCGDSGRQWSQLQSSERTNVLLNQLGEIYGDSDLVRREYVTTVEHEWSKEEYSGFGCPCPSLSPGVLTVAGDTLREPFRDVHFVGTETAAEWKGYMEGAVRSGERGAAEVQKQLAMAHL; encoded by the exons ATGACTCATGGAATCCGTGCAATCGATCTTCCCGGCACTCGCGCTGCCTACTATGCTCCGGCTACTGTGACCTCTCAGCCACCAAGCAGCTGGATCCATGTCTCGGGGCAACCTGGGTCGTTGGTCAATGGGGAGGTCCCTTCCGACTATGAATCGCAAATCCACCTAGCTCTGTTGAACCTGCACAAAGTCCTAGTCGCAGCAGGTGCTTCAATCGCGGATATCGCCCGGCTTACGCTCTACATTGTCAACTATGACCCCCAACAGCGCAAACATACCCGCCACATTGAACGCTTCCTACGATCCCACCGACCAGTCATAACACTCGTTCCAGTGTCTCAGCTCGCATGTCCGGAATGGCTGTTTGAAATTGAAGCCGTGGTGGCCAAGCCTCCGGCGATTCCAATGCAGTTGACGCCGCCAGGTGCGAAGGTGTGGGACGTGGTGATCATTGGTGCCGGGCTGGCCGGACTCACGGCCGCGGAGCATCTCATCCAATCCGGTCACTCGTGTCTTGTTCTCGAAGCCCGCGACCGTGTTGGAGGCCGAACCTGGAGCACGACTCTGCCTGACGGGAAAGGTACGGTGGACATTGGGGCTGCGTGGATCAACGATACCAACCAAAGCAAGATCTATCAACTGGCTCAGAGAGCTGGAGTTGAATTCATCGAGCAGAATACAACAGGAAATTGCCTATTGCAGGAGTCTGCAAAGAGTAAGCAGACGTTCGCCTATGGCGAGGTTCCG TTCGACCCTGAAACGCAGAAGCAGTTGGTCGAGATCCGTGATATGGTCGAAGCTGACTGTCAACAAGTTGACTGTCCGCGACCGGAGGATTCCACTCTGGACTCAATGACTTTTCTCGCGTACCTTAAGAGCTGCCAGGCTAGTGATCGGGCAATCTCGACGGCCGCCATCTGGACCCGCGCGATGCTGGGCCAAGAGCCCGAGGATGTGTCTGCTCTGTACTTCCTCAACTACTGTAAATCCGGCGGCGGACTGCTGCAAATGCGTTCCGATCGCCGCCATGGTGGCCAGTACCTGCGTATTCGCCAGGGCACGCTGTCTTTTGCTCAAACCCTGGCGGCAGCACTCCCATCGGGTACTGTGCAATTGTCATCTCCTGTGACGGCAATTAACCAACAGTTTTCCGGTCGCGTGTTGGTCCGAACACGGAATCGAACCGTGCAGGCTTCGAAAGTAATCTCGGCTGTGCCATCCACCGTCCTCCGAACCATCGACTTCAATCCACCGCTTCCAGCACGTAAACAGCTATTAGTCGACTCATTCAGCTATGGATATTACACCAAGGCCATGATGGTTTTCCGTTCTGCCTTCTGGGTAAACAAAGGCTTCTGCGGACTAGTTCAATCATTCACCGGCCCGGCATCCATTGTCAGAGATTCCAGCATCCCAAATGACGACAAATGGGTGTTGACTTGCTTCCTCTGCGGGGATTCGGGGCGACAGTGGTCCCAACTACAAAGCTCTGAACGGACGAATGTTTTGTTGAATCAGTTGGGCGAGATATACGGCGATTCGGACCTGGTTCGCCGAGAATATGTCACAACAGTCGAGCATGAATGGTCGAAGGAGGAATACTCGGGCTTCGGATGTCCTTGTCCATCGCTATCTCCTGGAGTGCTGACCGTAGCCGGGGATACTCTTCGGGAGCCTTTCCGTGATGTCCATTTCGTCGGTACCGAGACGGCCGCTGAATGGAAGGGATATATGGAGGGAGCGGTGCGAAGTGGCGAGCGAGGAGCAGCAGAGGTCCAGAAGCAGTTGGCCATGGCTCATCTGTAG